The proteins below are encoded in one region of Pelecanus crispus isolate bPelCri1 chromosome 4, bPelCri1.pri, whole genome shotgun sequence:
- the SH3BP2 gene encoding SH3 domain-binding protein 2: protein MCRSGTVTRMMASQEQVWPVPMKAIGAQNLLTMPGGVTKSGYLHKKGGTQLQILKWPLRFVIIHEGCIYYFKSSTSASPQGAFSLNGYNRVMRAAEETTSSNVFPFKLVHISKKHRTWFFSASSEDERKHWMLSLRMEIDHYHEKKETITEFSDSGSDADSFYGSVERPIDIKYSHHSADNEDYDQEEEDESYLQPDTSDIVKDDMVLPPAYPPPPVPYVRKAAYSESRANSFAGKSTVPIPPPPPKRSLPDIKLEDILKMRESQLQCRAEPNLKIQSSSRRLSEQPPPVPPLPLFKKPVCVKEPCSLPPEPLPLAQVLATPEGCEKLKTLNLSLQTPPPLPGSKPKLPQFTEKPVEPKVPREHGKPGLFVPPVLPKPAVPSHEPPGIKPRSEKSSCSQLQRSSPDGQSFRSFSFEKPALPSKPSQPGDDSDDDYEKVGLPTSVFLNTSESLEVERTFRASSPRGQPQNGLYCIRNSSTRSGKVLVVWDECAEKVRNYRIFEKDCKFYLDSDIMFLNMGSLVEYYSTHVLPSHDSLILRCPYGYSKPR, encoded by the exons GGCCATTGAGATTTGTGATTATCCACGAGGGATGTATTTACTATTTTAAGAGCAGCACATCTGCATCTCCACAGGGTGCATTTTCTTTGAATGGTTACAACAG GGTTATGCGGGCCGCTGAGGAGACAACATCAAGCAATGTGTTTCCTTTCAAGTTAGTTCACATTAGCAAGAAGCACAGGAcgtggtttttttcagcttcttctgaagatgaaagaaag CATTGGATGCTATCCCTTAGGATGGAAATTGATCACTACcatgagaagaaagaaacaataacaGAATTCAG tgacTCTGGTTCTGATGCAGACAGTTTCTATGGCTCAGTAGAACGTCCCATTGATATCAAGTATTCTCATCATTCAGCAGATAACGAAG ATTACgaccaggaggaagaggatgagtCTTACTTGCAGCCAGATACTTCTGACATAGTGAAAGATG ataTGGTCCTGCCCCCAGCCTACCCACCTCCACCAGTTCCTTATGTCAGAAAAGCTGCCTACTCAGAATCAAGGGCAAATTCCTTTGCTGGCAAATCTACTGTGCCAATACCACCACCGCCTCCTAAAAGAAGCTTACCTGATATCAAACTAGAGGATATCTTAAAGATGAGAGAATCCCAGTTACAGTGCCGAGCTGAACCTAATCTAAAGATTCAATCCTCAAGCCGGAGACTAAGTGAACAGCCACCCCCTGTACCCCCTCTACCTCTTTTCAAAAAGCCTGTGTGTGTCAAAGAACCTTGCTCACTGCCTCCAGAGCCTCTGCCTCTAGCTCAAGTTCTTGCTACTCCAGAAGGATGTGAGAAGCTAAAAACCTTAAACCTGTCACTGCAAACTCCTCCTCCACTTCCAGGCAGTAAACCCAAGCTGCCACAGTTTACTGAAAAACCAGTAGAGCCCAAAGTGCCAAGAGAACATGGTAAACCTGGACTGTTTGTGCCACCTGTGCTCCCAAAGCCAGCTGTGCCAAGCCACGAGCCCCCTGGAATCAAGCCTAGATCAGAGAAGTCTTCATGTTCCCAGTTACA GAGATCATCACCAGATGGACAGAGTTTTAGAAGCTTCTCATTTGAAAAACCAGCGCTACCCTCCAAGCCAAGCCAACCTGGTGATGATTCTGATGATGACTATGAAAAA GTTGGGCTGCCtacttcagtatttcttaaTACCTCTGAATCCTTAGAAGTTGAAAG GACATTTAGAGCCAGTAGCCCACGGGGACAACCACAAAATGGATTGTACTGCATTAGGAACTCATCTACTAGGTCTGGAAAG gtATTGGTTGTATGGGATGAATGTGCAGAAAAAGTGAGAAACTACAGAATCTTCGAAAAG GATTGCAAGTTTTACCTGGATTCAGACATCATGTTTTTGAACATGGGAAGCCTGGTCGAATACTATAGCACTCATGTCTTACCTAGTCACGACAGCCTGATTCTTCGGTGTCCTTATGGTTACTCTAAACCAAGGTGA